Within the Rhodobacter sp. 24-YEA-8 genome, the region CTCTGAGCTGGTCAAGATGATCTGGGGGGCGGCACCACTGAACGTCCCGATGCCCGAGAGCCTTTCGGGCTCGATGCCGCTGGCCGGGCCGATGCGCTTTCCGGTCTACCGGCTGGCGATTATCCTTGCGGGGCTCGGTCTCGCGCTTGGGCTCTGGTATGTGATCGGGCGCACAAGGCTCGGGATGCTGCTCAGGGCAGGCGCCTCGAACCGCAATATGGTCTCGGCACTTGGCATTGATATTTCACGTCTTTTCACCGTGGTCTTCGCCTTTGGCGCCATGCTGGCCGGCTTTGCAGGGGCCATTGTCTCGCCCATCCTCTCGGTCGATCCGGGGATGGGAGATTCGATCCTGATCCTCGCCTTCGTGGTGATCGTGATTGGCGGCGTCGGCTCGGTCCGGGGGGCCTTTATCGCCGCGCTGCTGGTCGGCATCATCGATACGGTCGGGCGGATTTTCGGGCCGATGCTTCTGAAAATGGCCTTTGATCCGGCGGTGGCCAATCAACTGGGCCGTACCCTTGCCCCCATGCTGGTCTATCTTCTGATGATCGCCATTCTCTGCTGGCGCCCGAACGGGCTTTTCGGTCGGAGCCATGCCAAATGACCCAGATCCCCTCGCAGATTACCCGCACCGGCGACCCGCGCATCCGCATCGCATTATGCATCTTCGTGGCCCTTGCCATCGTGCCGCCGCTCCTCAACCTTGCCGGGCTGGACTATTACACCTCGGTCGTCACTCGGATGATGATCTATGCCATCGCCGCGCTGTCACTGGATCTGATCCTGGGCTATGGCGCGCTGGTTTCCTTTGGCCATGCTGCCTTTTTCGGGATCGGCGCCTATGCGGCGCTGTTCCTGCAAACAAGGGGGATCACCGATTTCTTCCTGCATCTCGCGGGGGCAAGTCTTGCAGCCACAGCCTTCGCGCTGGTGACCGGGGCCATCGCTTTGCGCACCCGCGGGGTTTATTTTATCATGATTTCGCTGGCCTTCGGCCAGATGGCGTTCTTCTTCTTCATCTCGCTCTCGGCCTTTGGCGGCGATGACGGGATGAGCCTGCCGCGCGCCACCCTTTTCGGCCAGGACTTGCTGCGCAGTGAGATCACACTGTTCTATCTGGTCCTCGCAATCCTCGTGGTGATCTTCGGCTTTCTCTGCCGCCTGACCCGGTCGCGCTTTGGCAGGGTGCTGATCGGCACCCGCGAAGACAGCCTCAGGATGGAGGCGATCGGCTATCGGATCATGCCTTATCAGATGGTCGCCTATGTGATCTCGGCCGTGATCTGCGCCATCGCCGGGGTGCTGATCGCGAACCAGCTGCAATATGTCTCGCCAACGCTTTCAAGCTGGCAGCGTTCGGGCGAATTCATCATCATGGTCGTGCTGGGCGGCGTCGGAAACCTCGTCGGGGCGCTGGCCGGTGCCCTCCTGACCATCGGCCTCGAAGAGGCGCTCGCGCGGTTCTCGGAACACTGGAAGCTCTGGTTCGGTATCCTGCTTCTGGCGGTCGTTCTGTTCTCGCCCGGTGGCCTGACCCGCCTCGTGGAGCGCGTCGGCGGGCGCGTCAGCGGCAAGGGAGATGACAGATGAGCCAGCCCCTGCTTGAAGTCACGTCGCTGCGCAAATCCTTTGGCGCGCTTGCCGTCACCAATGACGTTTCGCTGAAGGTCTTTCCCGGTCAGATCCACGCGATCATCGGGCCGAACGGGGCAGGCAAGACCACGCTGATCTCGCAGCTTTCCGGCCAGCTTGCGCCCGACAGCGGCGAAGTGCGTTATGATGGCGAGACCATCACCCATCTCGACATGGCGGGGCGGGTGCGCCGCGGCCTTGCGCGGTCGTTTCAGCTGACGCGGATCCTGCCCGGGCTGTCGGTGCTGGAAAATGTCGCCATCGCGGTTCAGGCGCGGACGGGATCCTCCTTTCGCTTCTGGCAGGTTGCCGCCCAGGAACGCGCGCTGAATGACGAGGCCATGGCCTGCCTGACCGAGGTCGGGCTGGACGCCCAGGCCCAGCGGCCGGCCCGCACCCTGTCGCATGGCGAGAAACGCCAGCTTGAAATCGCGATTGCCCTGGCGACAAAGCCACGCCTTTTGCTGCTGGATGAACCCCTTGCCGGCACCGGCCCGGAAGAGGCCGAGATCCTCGTCGCGCTGATGCTCAGGCTGAAATCCCGCGTCACCATGATGCTGATCGAGCATGACATGAGCGCGGTGTTCCAGCTTGCCGACTGGATCTCGGTGCTGGTTTACGGCGAAATCGTCGCCGGCGGCACCGCCGAAGACATCCGCAATCACCCGAAGGTGCGCGAGGCTTACCTCGGCGAAGAAGAGGAGGGCACCTGATGCTGCTGGTCGAGGATCTCGAGGCCTCTTATGGCGACAGCAAGGTGCTCTTCGGCATGTCCCTGTCCATCAGCCAGGGCGAGGTCGTCACGCTTCTGGGCCGCAACGGCATGGGCAAGACCACGACGATCAACACGATCTTCGGCCTTGTAAAACCACGCGGGGGCCGGATCTCGGTGCATGGCCGTGACGTCGCCGGCCTGTCGCCGCACAGGATCGCGCGGATGGGGCTTGGGCTGGTGCCCGAGGGGCGGATGATCTTCCCTAATCTCACCGTCGCCGAAAACCTGATCGCCACCGCCCGTACCGGCGGAAAGAAGGGCAAATGGACGCTTGAGCGCGTCTGCGCACTTTTCCCGCGCCTGAAAGAGCGGGCGTCGAATATGGGCAACCAGCTCTCGGGCGGTGAACAGCAGATGCTGGCCATCGGGCGGGCGCTGATGACCAACCCGGATCTTGTGGTGCTGGACGAGGCGACCGAAGGGCTCGCGCCGCTGATCCGCGATCAGATCTGGGATTGCCTTGCAAAACTGAAAGCGGAAGGTGAGGCGATCCTTGTCATCGACAAGAATGTCGATGCGCTGACCCGCTTCGCTGACCGCCATTATGTCGTGGAAAAGGGCCGGGTCGTCTGGTCAGGAACCACGCAGGCGCTGAAAGACAGCCCCGGGATCAAGGATCGGTTTCTCAAGGTCTGAGGCGGGCCAGCACCCCGTAAGTCAGCGCTGCGCGTGGCGGCGGGACAGCTCGGATGGCGGCGCCCCGAAGCGGCGACGGAAATCAGTGGCGAAAGCGCCAAGATGGTTGAAGCCAAAGCGCAGTGCCAGATCGGTGATGCCATTTGGCGGACAAAGACCGGCCTCGATCTCGGCCCGCACGCGCTGCAGGCGCATCTCTTTCAGGGCTGCCAGCGGCGTGGTGCCGCGCTTGTCACGCATCAGCCGGTGCAGGCTGCGCACACTTGTCCCGACCGCCTGCGCTATCGCCGCCGGGTCGATCACCTGGTCAAGATGGCTGGCCATGAACGCCTCGGCACGCAAAAGCATTCTGTCACTTTGCGAGCTGGTGTTCGGCGACTGAACGGCCACAGCGCCGGGCTGAGGGGGCAGAGCCGCTTCTGCGGCGGCGCCCCAGGCCGCGCCGCGCCTGCCGCCCGCCGGCATATGGGCTTTCAACGCGCGGGCGATGGCGCCGATCAGGCTTTGCTCCAGGCCAAGCGCCAGCGGGCTGTCGCCCACCAGCACCCCGGATTCCAGTTCCGTCAGAAGATATTGCGCCAGCCGCCACAGCTGCGCACCTTCCGGCGTGGCAAGCGAAAGACTGCCCGAGGGCAGCGGCCCACAGGCCAGTGCCGTGATCTGCGGCGCGCTCAGATCGACGATGAGCATCCGGCTGTCCTGGGAGAAATCCAGATCCAGCGCGGTTGGCGCATCGACCACCTGGGCCTCAAGGCCCGAGCGGAAGCTCTCCTCTCCCCTTCGCCCGCTGCGCGCAAGGAAGGTGCCCCCGACGGGGATCTGCAACAGCGAAATGGCCCGGTCCGGCGCCACCCTGACCGAAGCGGGCGCGCCCAGGCGCACCGCCGTCAGCCCCAGTCCATTGACCCGCTGATGCAGGATCTCGGTCCGGTATCCGCGCCGCGCCTTGCCCCGCACCCGGCAGGGGCGCAAGAGATCAGACATCACCGCCTCGAATTCCTCGAGCGAGCTGCTGCGCTTCCACAAAGGGGGCGGCGACAGAGGCGGCAAGGGCGGCGGCGGCAAGGTGTGCATTAACGCGATCAACCGGGTCAGTGAGGGGCGGAATTTATTTCAGGCTTATAGTTTCAGACGGCAATTCAACCATGGGCCGGGCGACCTTTGCAAAAGCTTTCTGCACAGGATGCCTCTGACCGCGCAGGTCTTTTGTCCCCTCACGGGCCTGCATGCGGGAAAAAGCGTATCAGATGGCGCTCTGCTGATAGTCTGGCGCTGTGGCGATAGCTGGCGCGGCCCCAGCCCTCAAGCATCGGCCCAAATGACGGCCGCAGGCAATAACAGCAGGCAGCCGCGACAGGGAAGTGAGGAAAGACATGAATGTATTGGTGAGTGGCGCCGGCATTGGCGGGCTGACGCTGGCCCTGATGTTGCAGGCGCGCGGCATTTCCTGCCAGATTTTCGAGGCCGCCCCCGAAATGCGCGAACTGGGCGTTGGCATCAATGTGCTGCCGCATGCGATCCGCGAGCTCACCGAGCTGGGCCTTTTGCCCGAGCTGGACCGGATCGCCATTCGCACCAGCGAATTGCGTTACCAGACAAGGCAGGGCCAGGAGGTCTGGCGCGAACCGCGCGGTGTCGAGGCTGGCGGCGACTACCCGCAATTCTCGATCCATCGCGGGCGGCTGCATAATATGCTGCGCGAGGCGGTGCTGGACCGGCTTGGCCCTGCTGCCGTGCAGCTTTCGCGTCGCAGCACCGGATTCCACCAGGATGCGGATGGCGTCAGGCTGGAATTCGACACCGGCCAGTCAGCACAGGGCGATCTTCTGGTCGCGGCGGATGGGGTGCATTCGCCGATCCGCGCACAGCTTTACCCGAACGAACCCGGCCTGAAATGGAATGGCGTCATGATGTGGCGCGGCGCGGTCGAAACGGATGCTTTCGCAGATGGCCGCACCATGATCGTTGCAGGCGGCTTTACCTATAAACTGGTGCTCTACCCGATCGCACCCGGATCCGCACCCGGCAAGGTGCTGATGAACTGGGTCGTAACCTACCGCCCCGGTGCCGAAGGCAGCCCGACCCCGAAACGCGAGGACTGGAACCGTCAGGGCACGCTGGAAGAGCTGATCCCGCATGTGCGCGCCTTTGATGTGAATGTGATCGACCTTGAGGCGCTGGTGCGCGCCACGCCGGTCTTTCTGGAATATCCGATGTGCGACCGCGATCCGCTGCCGGGCTGGAGCCATGACCGTGTGACGCTGATCGGCGATGCCGCGCATCCGATGTATCCGGTCGGATCAAACGGCGCGAGCCAGGCGATCCTTGATACCAGAGCACTGGCGGATCTGCTGGCCGGGGCGACGACACCGGATGCCATCCGGGCCGCACTTGCCGCCTATGATGCGGCACGCCGCCCTGTCACCGCCGAGATCGTGCGGCTGAACCGGCTTGGCGGCCCCGAAGGGCTGATCGACGAGGTCGAGCGCCGGGCGCCGGCGGGCTTCTCCGATCTCGACCAGGTGATCACGCCTGAGGAACGCGCCGCCATCGTGCGCGGCTATGCTTCGACCGCCGGTTTTTCGGATGACCAGACCCGGAAACGCCAGTGAGGCGCAGAAATAGCTTTACACACAAAATTTTTAAATCTGAATGAGATGAAGAAGGAGAGCAAAAGATGACCACCCCGACCTATCCGCTGCCGCCCGTTCCCATGCCCCCCGGTGTGGTCGCCGGTGAAGATGGCATCAAAGGCATCGTCTGGAACATTCTGGGCCAGACCTATACGCCGAAATCCTGCAGCGAAAGCTCGATGTCCTGGCATGCGGTTTTCCCGCCCGGCACCTTTGTGCCGCATCACATTCATTTCACCCAGGATGAATTCGTCTATATCCTCTCGGGCGAACTCGAGGCCGAGGTCGGCGGCAAGCTGCGCCGTGCTGGCCCGGGCGATCTGGTTGTCCTGCCGCGCGGCATTGCGCATGGGCTCTTCAACCGGTCGGGGGCGGATGTGGTCGCAATGTTCTGGGTTTCCCCGACGGCAAAGCTGTGGGAAATGTTTTCTTTGATCCATAATGTGCCGGACCCGGCCGAAGTGGTGCGGATCGCCGGCTTCCACGAGCTGGAATTCGTGCCGCCCCCGGCGCTTGACTGATCACGAGACCTGACGGCGCGCGCCCGCCTGGCGCGCGCGCGTCCAACAAAAATTGGCCGCCAACAGACCGGCCACCAGAAAACACTGGGCGCCAACAGGCCCGATGGAGGTAATAAATGAATAAAGTGAAAGCATCCCTGCTGGCTGGCAGCATCCTCGCCGGGCTCGCATCCGTGGCCCGGGCCGATGATGATGTTGTCCGGATCGGCCTGATCTACACGCTGTCGGGACCGGCGGCCGTTCTGGGCGAACAGGCGCGCGACGGCTTCCAGCTGGCGCTTGACGATCTGGGCGGCCAGATCGGCGGCAGGCAGGTCGAGCTGATCATTGTCGATGACGAACAAAAGCCCGAAGTCGCCGTCAGCCGGGCGCGCGAGCTGGTCGAGGGCAATAAGGTCGATTTTGTGGTCGGCCCGATCTTTTCCAACATCCTGAACGCGATCATGCCGCCGGTCACAGAAGGCGGCGCCTTCCTGATTTCGACCAATGCCGGCACCTCGACGCTGGCGGGCAAAGAATGCAACGCGAACCTCTTCGTGACCTCCTATCAGAATGACCAGATCCACGAGGTTTCGGGCAAGGTAGCCCAGGATCGCGGTTACCAGAATGTCTATCTGCTGGCGCCGAACTATCAGGCCGGCAAAGACGCGATGGAAGGCTTC harbors:
- a CDS encoding branched-chain amino acid ABC transporter permease, with protein sequence MSTLLLLQVMNGVQFGILLFLVAAGLTLIFGIMDFINLAHGALYMVGAYLMATFAATTGNFWLGLALTLPAMLVVGLLLELGIFRRLYQRPHLDQVLATFALVLITSELVKMIWGAAPLNVPMPESLSGSMPLAGPMRFPVYRLAIILAGLGLALGLWYVIGRTRLGMLLRAGASNRNMVSALGIDISRLFTVVFAFGAMLAGFAGAIVSPILSVDPGMGDSILILAFVVIVIGGVGSVRGAFIAALLVGIIDTVGRIFGPMLLKMAFDPAVANQLGRTLAPMLVYLLMIAILCWRPNGLFGRSHAK
- a CDS encoding branched-chain amino acid ABC transporter permease; this translates as MTQIPSQITRTGDPRIRIALCIFVALAIVPPLLNLAGLDYYTSVVTRMMIYAIAALSLDLILGYGALVSFGHAAFFGIGAYAALFLQTRGITDFFLHLAGASLAATAFALVTGAIALRTRGVYFIMISLAFGQMAFFFFISLSAFGGDDGMSLPRATLFGQDLLRSEITLFYLVLAILVVIFGFLCRLTRSRFGRVLIGTREDSLRMEAIGYRIMPYQMVAYVISAVICAIAGVLIANQLQYVSPTLSSWQRSGEFIIMVVLGGVGNLVGALAGALLTIGLEEALARFSEHWKLWFGILLLAVVLFSPGGLTRLVERVGGRVSGKGDDR
- a CDS encoding ABC transporter ATP-binding protein, translated to MSQPLLEVTSLRKSFGALAVTNDVSLKVFPGQIHAIIGPNGAGKTTLISQLSGQLAPDSGEVRYDGETITHLDMAGRVRRGLARSFQLTRILPGLSVLENVAIAVQARTGSSFRFWQVAAQERALNDEAMACLTEVGLDAQAQRPARTLSHGEKRQLEIAIALATKPRLLLLDEPLAGTGPEEAEILVALMLRLKSRVTMMLIEHDMSAVFQLADWISVLVYGEIVAGGTAEDIRNHPKVREAYLGEEEEGT
- a CDS encoding ABC transporter ATP-binding protein; protein product: MLLVEDLEASYGDSKVLFGMSLSISQGEVVTLLGRNGMGKTTTINTIFGLVKPRGGRISVHGRDVAGLSPHRIARMGLGLVPEGRMIFPNLTVAENLIATARTGGKKGKWTLERVCALFPRLKERASNMGNQLSGGEQQMLAIGRALMTNPDLVVLDEATEGLAPLIRDQIWDCLAKLKAEGEAILVIDKNVDALTRFADRHYVVEKGRVVWSGTTQALKDSPGIKDRFLKV
- a CDS encoding AraC family transcriptional regulator, whose product is MHTLPPPPLPPLSPPPLWKRSSSLEEFEAVMSDLLRPCRVRGKARRGYRTEILHQRVNGLGLTAVRLGAPASVRVAPDRAISLLQIPVGGTFLARSGRRGEESFRSGLEAQVVDAPTALDLDFSQDSRMLIVDLSAPQITALACGPLPSGSLSLATPEGAQLWRLAQYLLTELESGVLVGDSPLALGLEQSLIGAIARALKAHMPAGGRRGAAWGAAAEAALPPQPGAVAVQSPNTSSQSDRMLLRAEAFMASHLDQVIDPAAIAQAVGTSVRSLHRLMRDKRGTTPLAALKEMRLQRVRAEIEAGLCPPNGITDLALRFGFNHLGAFATDFRRRFGAPPSELSRRHAQR
- a CDS encoding flavin-dependent oxidoreductase; translated protein: MNVLVSGAGIGGLTLALMLQARGISCQIFEAAPEMRELGVGINVLPHAIRELTELGLLPELDRIAIRTSELRYQTRQGQEVWREPRGVEAGGDYPQFSIHRGRLHNMLREAVLDRLGPAAVQLSRRSTGFHQDADGVRLEFDTGQSAQGDLLVAADGVHSPIRAQLYPNEPGLKWNGVMMWRGAVETDAFADGRTMIVAGGFTYKLVLYPIAPGSAPGKVLMNWVVTYRPGAEGSPTPKREDWNRQGTLEELIPHVRAFDVNVIDLEALVRATPVFLEYPMCDRDPLPGWSHDRVTLIGDAAHPMYPVGSNGASQAILDTRALADLLAGATTPDAIRAALAAYDAARRPVTAEIVRLNRLGGPEGLIDEVERRAPAGFSDLDQVITPEERAAIVRGYASTAGFSDDQTRKRQ
- a CDS encoding cupin domain-containing protein; this encodes MTTPTYPLPPVPMPPGVVAGEDGIKGIVWNILGQTYTPKSCSESSMSWHAVFPPGTFVPHHIHFTQDEFVYILSGELEAEVGGKLRRAGPGDLVVLPRGIAHGLFNRSGADVVAMFWVSPTAKLWEMFSLIHNVPDPAEVVRIAGFHELEFVPPPALD